The following are encoded together in the Methanomassiliicoccales archaeon genome:
- a CDS encoding ABC transporter ATP-binding protein, whose amino-acid sequence GKSTLLKHLNGILRPKKGNVVLLGRDIADLTTASLAKDLGYLGQNPNVYLFAETLEKELEFTLKNLKVAEKEWPERKDWVLKVLDLERFRHTFPRELSCGERERAALASIIVGRPKILVLDEPTRGLDYHNKLKLASILEILKEQGMTTILVTHDYRFVAEHATRVMSLCGGRLADVPIEQVITLAKEVGGMAT is encoded by the coding sequence GCGGAAAGTCCACCCTGCTCAAGCACCTGAACGGCATCCTGCGGCCCAAGAAGGGCAACGTGGTCCTCCTCGGCCGGGACATCGCCGATCTCACCACCGCCAGCCTGGCCAAGGACCTCGGCTACCTGGGCCAGAACCCCAACGTCTATCTCTTCGCGGAGACGCTGGAGAAGGAGCTGGAGTTCACGCTCAAGAACCTGAAGGTCGCCGAGAAGGAGTGGCCGGAGAGAAAGGATTGGGTGCTCAAGGTCCTCGACCTGGAGCGCTTCCGGCATACCTTCCCCCGCGAGCTCAGCTGCGGGGAGCGGGAGCGGGCGGCGCTGGCCTCGATCATCGTGGGCAGGCCCAAGATCCTGGTCCTGGATGAGCCGACCCGGGGGCTGGACTATCACAACAAGCTGAAGCTCGCCTCCATCCTCGAAATCCTCAAGGAGCAGGGGATGACCACCATACTGGTCACGCACGACTACCGTTTCGTGGCCGAGCACGCCACCAGGGTGATGTCGCTGTGCGGCGGCCGCCTGGCCGACGTGCCGATCGAGCAGGTGATCACCCTAGCCAAAGAGGTGGGAGGCATGGCTACATGA